Proteins encoded within one genomic window of Carassius carassius chromosome 22, fCarCar2.1, whole genome shotgun sequence:
- the LOC132099116 gene encoding toll-like receptor 13: protein MSTREHCLCFSKYRSLTSWLLYCCIFINLVNGYSVKNCTVRGSLKYAQNINVFCDKRALHFVPGNIPDKATYLDISNNVIQKIIKDYFSQLSNLKSLNALHNKIREVEEGAFSSLVALQELNLAYNKLTNILGGMFQNLGNLTVLHLNENLITNINHSAFSPLVSLRKVNLSRNHLKKISKVQPLFLLPQLQELHIGSNGFNFFQTSELSNISLRLQVLDLFKNPLKVFSITADIFPQLDNLVLAFITGNMTWDVQDKRYLQSVKHLNLSGIQLPLEKIKDLLQTFNYSLASLRLHFLGDIKVRALIRDICLISSLKFLGLQWNNITSISKDEMQFCTQLTELDLSNNKLYSVPAVVSSLPGLRFLDLTFNNIKNISSVDFANLTQLQTLQIYNNEISFIEEFAFKPLKNITTLMIGSNRLSINRYFKKGLKKLEILDLAYNKLDSVRRGHFDSLNSLKNLSLPDNLISFIEAGSFNGLTNLIFLNLQSNKLSQSSIKASVFSRLPNLKTLLLNNNYISYNSQEPLEQPPFQYLKELKTLNIFSQRHKGMLNLPSNLFKGLWHLEELQAENLNIDSLHPDTFTYTPYLWVLDLSRNDFILLTTKIFLPLHVLKTLHLSKVGLQSLDFLINANLSKLHLLHVSKNALSVINETVIQSFPTLIYLDLRGNYLSCDCTNAWFVNWTISSNDTEVESAYELTCNYPDKLKGHKLLDLDIGSCNVDVGFFCFISTATLVSVTLLCTFLFHFLKWQVIYAYYLFLALLHDNKQQRKPNGLQYDAFISYNVHDELWVMRELLPQLEGKQGWKLCLHHRDFEPGKPIMDNIVDGIYSSRKTICVISRHYLESEWCSREIQIASFRLFDEKKDVLILIFLENIPSHQLSPYYRMKRLIQRKTYLSWPKPGEDTRVFWQKLKIALETKGNSEMEPHIGWDLGVN, encoded by the coding sequence ATGTCTACGAGAGAACATTGTTTGTGCTTCAGTAAATACCGTAGTTTGACCTCATGGCTGCTCTACTGCTGTATTTTCATCAATCTTGTAAATGGATACTCAGTAAAGAACTGCACTGTTAGAGGGTCTTtgaaatatgcacaaaacatAAATGTGTTTTGTGATAAGAGGGCCCTGCATTTCGTACCAGGGAATATACCGGACAAAGCCACATATTTGGACATTTCAAATAATGTCATACAGAAGATAATCAAGGACTATTTCTCTCAACTGTCTAATCTTAAAAGTCTTAATGCACTACACAATAAGATCCGGGAAGTGGAAGAAGGAGCATTCAGCAGTTTGGTGGCTTTGCAGGAGTTAAATCTGGCCTACAACAAGCTGACAAATATATTGGGAGGAATGTTTCAGAATCTGGGAAATCTCACTGTCTTGCATCTAAATGAAAACTTGATCACAAATATTAACCACTCTGCATTTTCACCCCTGGTCAGTTTAAGAAAAGTTAATCTGTCCAGAAATCATCTGAAGAAAATCAGCAAAGTTCAGCCTCTCTTTTTATTACCACAATTACAGGAACTACACATTGGGAGTAATGGCTTCAACTTTTTTCAGACCTCGGAGCTGTCCAACATATCTTTGAGACTACAAGTTctggatttatttaaaaatccttTGAAAGTGTTCAGTATCACTGCAGATATTTTCCCTCAACTTGATAATTTGGTCTTGGCTTTTATTACTGGAAACATGACGTGGGATGTACAGGACAAAAGGTATCTACAAAGTGTGAAACATCTAAATTTAAGTGGAATACAATTGCCCTTGGAGAAGATCAAAGATCTCCTACAAACCTTCAACTATTCATTGGCCAGCCTGAGGTTACACTTTCTGGGGGATATAAAAGTGAGAGCTTTGATAAGAGACATCTGCCTGATTTCATCTTTGAAATTTCTAGGCTTGCAGTGGAACAATATTACATCCATATCAAAAGACGAGATGCAGTTCTGCACACAGTTAACTGAGCTTGATCTCTCTAATAACAAACTATACAGTGTCCCTGCTGTCGTCAGCAGCCTACCAGGTCTTCGTTTTTTGGACCTCACATTCAACAATATAAAGAACATAAGTAGTGTTGATTTTGCTAACTTAACCCAATTACAGACCCTTCAGATCTATAACAATGAAATATCTTTTATTGAGGAATTTGCTTTTAAACCTCTGAAAAACATAACAACTCTAATGATTGGATCTAACAGACTCTCTATcaacagatattttaaaaaaggtcttaaaaaacTTGAGATTTTGGATCTAGCATATAACAAGCTTGACTCTGTCCGTAGGGGACATTTTGACTCCTTAAATTCACTTAAGAATTTGTCTCTACCAGACAATCTAATATCATTTATCGAAGCGGGGTCCTTTAATGGACTTACCAATTTAATTTTCCTGAATTTGCAATCAAACAAGCTCTCTCAGAGTTCAATAAAAGCTTCTGTGTTCTCCAGACTCCCAAACCTGAAAACACTTCTGCTGAACAATAACTATATTTCATATAACAGTCAAGAGCCTCTTGAACAACCACCCTTTCAATATCTGAAAGAGCTGAAGACTCTGAACATTTTTAGCCAACGTCATAAAGGAATGCTTAATTTACCTTCAAACCTTTTCAAGGGATTGTGGCATTTGGAAGAACTTCAAGCAGAGAATCTTAATATAGATTCTTTACATCCAGATACATTTACTTATACTCCTTATCTATGGGTACTAGATCTTAGcagaaatgattttattttactcaCAACAAAAATATTTCTGCCACTCCATGTCCTCAAGACACTCCACCTGTCTAAAGTTGGTTTGCAGTCTTTGGACTTTCTTATTAATGCAAATCTTAGTAAACTACATCTGTTGCATGTAAGCAAGAATGCATTATCAGTCATTAATGAGACAGTGATCCAGTCTTTTCCAACATTGATCTACCTTGATCTACGAGGCAATTATCTCTCATGTGACTGTACCAATGCCTGGTTCGTCAACTGGACCATTAGTAGCAATGACACAGAAGTTGAAAGTGCTTATGAACTCACATGCAATTACCCAGACAAACTCAAAGGACATAAACTCTTGGATCTTGATATAGGTTCATGTAATGTAGATGTTGGGTTTTTCTGTTTCATTTCAACTGCCACTCTAGTCTCTGTAACCCTTCTTTGCACTTTTCTCTTTCACTTCCTCAAATGGCAGGTTATTTATGCTTACTACCTTTTTCTTGCTTTACTCCATGATAACAAACAGCAGAGAAAGCCCAATGGTTTGCAGTATGATGCTTTTATTTCCTATAACGTTCATGATGAATTGTGGGTAATGAGGGAACTGTTACCTCAGTTGGAAGGCAAGCAAGGCTGGAAGTTGTGTCTGCATCACAGGGACTTTGAACCAGGTAAACCAATCATGGATAATATTGTTGATGGCATTTATAGTAGTCGAAAAACCATCTGTGTGATTAGCCGTCACTACCTGGAAAGTGAGTGGTGTTCCAGAGAAATCCAAATTGCTAGTTTCCGTCTCTTCGATGAGAAAAAAGATGTTCTCATCCTGATATTCCTGGAGAATATTCCAAGTCATCAACTGTCTCCGTACTACAGAATGAAAAGACTAATCCAGAGGAAGACGTATCTCAGCTGGCCTAAACCAGGAGAGGACACCAGGGTCTTCTGGCAGAAACTGAAAATAGCTCTGGAAACCAAAGGCAACTCAGAAATGGAGCCTCACATTGGCTGGGATTTAGGGGTCAACTAG